In the genome of Fluviispira vulneris, one region contains:
- a CDS encoding ABC transporter substrate-binding protein, with translation MKLVKIHLKIFLFIGLFLLNFKTFAKPEEIKRIKDEISALNFKIPPKRIVTLSVTGMEILDVLGVKPVGIIITAAGSVPDYLSPEFQKIPIVGKISHPSLERINELKPDLILIDRVYEEQRDIITKLTKIAPVLNFRPDTYSETLSYLNIFAELLQKQNAAKKYQDKFKSKLKEVKLVNQKKSKSVLAIYVPNNKIWAWTGESFIANLIGEIGVDYAYKGEGNKDYPDLIELSAENILKINPDNIIVFDDPGKNILNFLEKNPIWKNLSAVKNKNVVVVERERGSRSKGPLATLYITENMADFIK, from the coding sequence ATGAAGCTCGTTAAAATACACCTAAAAATCTTTTTATTCATAGGATTATTTCTCTTAAACTTTAAAACCTTTGCTAAACCAGAAGAAATTAAGCGTATAAAAGATGAAATTTCTGCTCTCAATTTCAAAATTCCGCCCAAAAGAATCGTTACTTTAAGTGTGACGGGAATGGAAATATTAGATGTTCTAGGAGTTAAGCCTGTTGGTATTATTATCACCGCAGCAGGCTCCGTTCCAGACTATTTAAGTCCTGAATTTCAAAAGATACCAATTGTTGGAAAGATTTCTCATCCAAGCCTAGAGCGAATTAATGAACTCAAACCAGATCTTATATTAATAGATAGAGTTTATGAAGAGCAAAGAGATATAATTACTAAACTCACTAAAATTGCACCTGTACTAAATTTTAGACCGGATACATATTCAGAAACTTTAAGTTACTTAAATATATTTGCTGAACTTTTGCAAAAGCAAAACGCTGCTAAAAAATATCAAGATAAATTTAAAAGTAAATTAAAAGAAGTTAAACTTGTGAATCAAAAAAAGTCAAAATCTGTTTTGGCAATATATGTACCTAATAACAAAATCTGGGCTTGGACGGGGGAATCATTTATTGCAAATTTGATTGGTGAAATTGGAGTCGATTATGCTTATAAAGGAGAAGGTAATAAAGATTATCCTGATCTTATTGAGCTCAGCGCAGAGAATATTCTCAAAATAAATCCAGATAATATAATTGTTTTTGATGATCCTGGAAAAAATATTCTAAATTTTCTAGAAAAAAATCCTATTTGGAAAAATTTAAGTGCAGTGAAAAATAAAAATGTTGTTGTTGTTGAACGAGAAAGAGGATCTCGCAGTAAAGGCCCTTTGGCAACATTATATATTACAGAAAATATGGCTGATTTTATCAAATGA
- a CDS encoding FecCD family ABC transporter permease, translating into MLLSLAFGSVHIEFSRVWKYLFQNNSDMDSIIINTLRLPRTALAALIGANLAVAGALMQCLTRNPLAEAKIMGVSAGASLVFVLISFFQLTISQNLMTLFIFMGAAIGGGFVYLISITKRQSIGKLVLAGVSISSFLYALSTGMLISLGENAGMIYAWLAGGLAGVTWEHLSQIFPWSFCALASAFIFSHFMNAYSLGDDIAKSLGLNLWKIRTILCVLIIILAGASVSVSGAIGFIGLIVPHIVRKLISDDYKIMLPFCAIFGAFLLVLSDLIARVILKPIEIPVGVITAFLGCPFFLYLIRKHGDKAA; encoded by the coding sequence ATGCTATTGAGTTTAGCTTTTGGAAGTGTGCATATAGAATTTTCGCGTGTGTGGAAATATTTATTTCAGAATAATAGCGACATGGATTCAATCATAATCAACACTCTGCGTTTACCGCGCACAGCACTTGCTGCTCTGATAGGGGCTAATTTAGCCGTCGCAGGTGCTCTTATGCAATGCCTTACACGCAATCCTTTAGCGGAGGCAAAAATCATGGGAGTGTCCGCAGGAGCATCACTTGTTTTTGTCTTAATTTCATTTTTCCAATTGACCATATCCCAGAATTTAATGACTTTATTTATTTTTATGGGAGCTGCAATAGGAGGTGGTTTTGTTTATCTTATTTCGATAACAAAACGTCAATCAATTGGTAAATTAGTTCTCGCCGGCGTTTCCATCAGCAGTTTTCTCTATGCTCTCAGTACTGGAATGCTGATTTCCTTAGGAGAAAATGCAGGCATGATTTACGCATGGCTTGCTGGTGGATTGGCAGGTGTCACTTGGGAACATTTATCACAAATATTCCCATGGTCATTCTGTGCTTTAGCGAGTGCATTTATTTTTTCCCATTTTATGAATGCTTATTCTCTAGGTGACGACATAGCAAAATCTTTAGGTCTAAATCTATGGAAAATCCGCACGATCCTTTGTGTACTTATCATTATTTTAGCTGGAGCATCAGTAAGTGTCTCAGGAGCAATCGGTTTTATTGGTTTGATTGTTCCACATATAGTTAGAAAACTCATATCCGATGATTATAAAATAATGCTCCCATTTTGCGCTATTTTTGGAGCTTTTTTGCTTGTTTTATCTGACCTTATTGCACGTGTTATATTAAAACCTA
- a CDS encoding MFS transporter gives MENALRYKNYQYFIGGSFFTLLGDYIGFAALNWVIWTHTASELNLGIINFIRLLPALFIGFVGGSLADKYNQKKLLILIYLSIAFFNFALFFIVLNKNINIILIGFIVGLRGLFVEMEPSVRNALLPHLIEKEAICSAVSIYTSVLNITAILGPALAGIALAKMDSGFLFLFQFLGQILVIISLFFIKNIQENSSVNILEKNTKKSNYSDVFLYLKAHPDLLCILFAGCILMFFLFPYIGLMPAFVNASTNMGPEIYGRFLMISALGTILGSSLISLLRKKIQVLFILSTAALASIAIISLGTANHIFLMYIFLFLLGFLSQISRTANRVYFQIKSPNEIRGKLISLVLSDRGFLPFGTLLAGFLAHNFGMPNTFIIFGMCSFFFIILLFITYQVKERKVSNEAR, from the coding sequence ATGGAAAATGCTCTGAGATATAAAAACTATCAGTATTTTATTGGAGGAAGTTTTTTCACGCTTTTGGGGGATTACATTGGCTTTGCTGCGCTCAATTGGGTGATATGGACACACACTGCTTCTGAATTAAATCTTGGAATTATAAATTTCATAAGATTATTACCTGCACTCTTTATCGGTTTTGTAGGCGGCTCACTCGCAGATAAATACAATCAAAAAAAATTATTGATACTTATTTACTTATCCATTGCATTTTTTAATTTTGCTCTTTTTTTCATCGTACTCAATAAAAATATAAATATTATCTTAATAGGTTTTATAGTTGGCCTAAGAGGACTTTTTGTCGAGATGGAACCCTCAGTGCGAAACGCCCTTCTCCCGCACTTAATAGAAAAAGAAGCGATTTGCAGCGCTGTTTCTATTTATACTTCAGTTCTTAATATCACTGCTATTCTAGGACCAGCTCTTGCAGGCATCGCTTTGGCAAAAATGGATTCTGGATTCTTATTTCTTTTTCAATTTTTAGGACAGATACTCGTAATTATTTCTTTATTTTTTATCAAAAATATTCAAGAAAATTCATCCGTAAATATTCTTGAAAAAAATACAAAAAAATCAAATTATAGCGATGTGTTTTTATATTTAAAAGCACATCCAGACTTACTCTGCATTTTATTTGCAGGATGCATTCTCATGTTTTTTTTATTTCCATATATTGGATTAATGCCTGCATTTGTAAATGCCTCAACAAATATGGGACCTGAAATATATGGAAGATTTCTTATGATATCAGCTCTCGGTACTATACTCGGATCAAGTTTAATTAGTCTTTTAAGAAAAAAAATCCAGGTTCTGTTTATTCTCTCGACTGCTGCTTTGGCTTCAATCGCTATTATTTCTCTGGGAACAGCTAACCATATTTTTCTTATGTACATTTTTTTATTTTTACTCGGATTTTTGAGTCAAATATCTCGAACAGCAAATCGAGTTTATTTTCAAATAAAATCTCCCAATGAAATCCGCGGTAAATTAATAAGTCTTGTCCTCAGTGACAGAGGTTTTTTACCTTTTGGCACACTTTTAGCGGGATTTTTAGCTCACAATTTTGGAATGCCGAATACATTTATTATTTTTGGAATGTGTTCATTCTTTTTTATCATTTTATTATTTATTACTTATCAAGTAAAAGAAAGGAAAGTATCAAATGAAGCTCGTTAA